Proteins from one Prevotella sp. E2-28 genomic window:
- a CDS encoding DUF721 domain-containing protein: MFKQREKSIKDLILYNLRAQGLETPLLQKRLVEAWPIIAGEAIARYTTDVKIYNQTLYVRLRVPALRADLSMRRQEYIKRLNEYVGNQVITDIRFN, from the coding sequence ATGTTTAAGCAAAGGGAAAAATCCATCAAAGACCTGATACTCTATAACTTAAGAGCACAGGGTCTGGAAACGCCTCTACTACAGAAGCGACTGGTGGAGGCTTGGCCTATCATTGCCGGCGAAGCCATTGCCCGATATACTACGGATGTCAAGATTTACAATCAGACGCTCTACGTTCGACTGCGTGTGCCTGCGCTGCGTGCCGATTTGAGTATGCGCCGTCAGGAATACATTAAACGCTTAAACGAATATGTCGGCAATCAAGTGATTACCGACATACGATTCAATTAA
- a CDS encoding S41 family peptidase encodes MNTKNRFSPLWLALAVVIGILIGTFYANYFSGNRLSIINSGSNKLNSLLYIIDDQYVDTIDMADLVEQAVPQILAELDPHSTYISAKDVQIANDDLRGSFSGVGIEFTIRNDTLRVQNVISDGPAEQAGVLAGDKIVEVDDSAFTGKTLTNDVAMHRLKGPKDTQVKLGILRYGETNLRHITVTRGEIPMKSVTAAYMLDENTGYVKIKNFGENTYNELLVALAQLAMDGFQQLTIDLRGNTGGYLQSAVQIANEFLPKNKLIVYTEGRRSPREEYRSDGRGSYKQMPLVILIDEGSASASEILAGAIQDNDRGTVIGRRSFGKGLVQKPVEFGDGSMMRLTIARYYTPSGRCIQKPYVNGMDKNYEEDLLTRYQHGEFFSQDSIKHEGPEYHTQNGRVVYGGGGITPDIFVPEDTTDYTSYYKEASMSGLILQFGYDYTDQNRSTLKNYDDEASLLKHIKKQNLVEQFAQYAEKRGLRRRNLMIQKSRRLLEQYIYSRVIYNMLDEQSWLQYLNDDDPAIRETLRLFEAGEAFPKAPDLAPKKSKTTAKCYDYRAVHKSFVVVARA; translated from the coding sequence ATGAATACGAAGAATAGATTTTCCCCTCTGTGGTTGGCATTAGCTGTAGTGATAGGTATCCTTATTGGTACGTTCTATGCTAATTATTTCTCGGGCAACCGACTGAGCATCATCAATTCAGGCAGTAATAAGCTGAATAGCCTGCTTTATATCATTGATGATCAGTATGTTGATACCATCGATATGGCTGACCTCGTAGAGCAAGCCGTACCTCAAATCTTGGCAGAGTTGGATCCTCACTCTACCTATATATCAGCCAAGGATGTGCAGATAGCCAATGATGATTTGCGAGGCTCGTTCTCTGGTGTGGGTATTGAGTTCACCATTCGTAATGACACGCTTCGCGTTCAGAATGTTATCAGCGATGGTCCTGCTGAGCAGGCAGGTGTGCTGGCTGGCGATAAGATCGTTGAGGTCGATGATTCTGCGTTTACAGGTAAGACGCTCACCAATGATGTGGCAATGCATCGCTTGAAGGGCCCTAAGGACACTCAAGTGAAACTAGGTATCTTGCGTTATGGCGAGACAAACTTGCGTCATATCACCGTTACTCGTGGTGAGATTCCTATGAAGAGTGTTACTGCAGCCTATATGCTGGATGAGAATACAGGCTATGTAAAGATAAAGAATTTTGGCGAGAATACCTATAATGAGTTGCTGGTAGCTTTAGCACAACTGGCTATGGATGGTTTCCAACAACTCACTATCGACCTGCGTGGTAATACGGGTGGCTATCTTCAGTCGGCTGTTCAGATTGCCAACGAGTTCCTGCCTAAAAATAAACTCATAGTCTATACAGAGGGTCGCCGTTCACCCCGTGAGGAATATCGTAGTGACGGACGCGGCAGCTATAAGCAGATGCCTTTGGTTATCCTGATTGACGAGGGCTCAGCTTCAGCCAGTGAGATTCTGGCAGGTGCTATCCAAGATAATGACCGTGGTACCGTGATTGGTCGCCGTTCGTTTGGTAAGGGATTGGTACAGAAACCAGTAGAGTTTGGCGACGGTTCCATGATGCGCCTTACTATTGCCCGTTATTATACCCCCTCAGGTCGCTGTATCCAGAAGCCCTATGTCAATGGTATGGATAAAAACTACGAGGAAGATCTGCTGACACGTTATCAGCACGGAGAGTTCTTCTCGCAGGATAGTATCAAACATGAGGGACCAGAGTATCACACTCAAAACGGTCGTGTGGTTTATGGCGGTGGTGGTATCACCCCTGATATCTTTGTGCCTGAGGACACTACTGATTATACCTCTTATTACAAAGAGGCCTCTATGTCAGGCTTGATTCTGCAGTTTGGCTACGATTATACTGACCAGAACCGTTCTACGCTGAAGAACTATGATGATGAGGCTTCATTGCTGAAGCATATCAAGAAGCAGAACCTTGTGGAGCAGTTTGCTCAGTATGCTGAGAAGCGCGGCCTGAGACGCCGTAACTTGATGATTCAGAAGTCGCGTCGTTTGCTGGAGCAGTATATCTATAGCCGAGTGATTTATAATATGCTGGACGAGCAGTCGTGGTTACAGTATCTGAATGATGACGATCCCGCTATTCGTGAGACGCTGCGGCTCTTTGAGGCTGGCGAGGCATTCCCCAAGGCGCCTGATTTGGCACCTAAAAAGAGCAAAACGACAGCCAAGTGTTATGACTATCGTGCTGTGCATAAGTCATTTGTAGTTGTGGCAAGAGCTTAA
- a CDS encoding dCMP deaminase family protein yields the protein MSDKQQKLDSRYLRMARIWAENSYCVRRQVGALVVKDKMIISDGYNGTPTGFENVCEDDNNVSKPYVLHAEANAITKLARSNNNSDGATIYITASPCIECAKLIIQAGIKRVVYGEKYRLTDGIELLERAGIEVIYLEV from the coding sequence ATGAGTGACAAACAACAAAAACTGGATTCACGTTATCTGCGTATGGCCCGTATCTGGGCTGAGAATTCATACTGCGTGCGCCGTCAGGTTGGTGCGCTGGTGGTCAAGGACAAGATGATTATCAGCGATGGCTATAATGGTACGCCCACAGGCTTTGAGAATGTGTGCGAGGATGATAATAATGTATCTAAACCCTATGTGCTTCATGCTGAGGCTAATGCCATTACCAAACTGGCTCGCTCTAATAATAACAGCGACGGCGCTACCATTTATATCACGGCTTCGCCCTGTATAGAGTGTGCTAAACTGATTATTCAGGCTGGTATCAAGCGCGTGGTCTATGGTGAGAAATATCGTCTGACGGATGGTATTGAACTATTGGAGCGTGCAGGAATAGAAGTGATTTACTTGGAGGTTTAA
- a CDS encoding M3 family metallopeptidase, giving the protein MNDNTEKRINPFFLPYGTPHDTAPFDRISLEDYEEAFMEGIRRDNEQIEKTINNPAKPTFDNTIINKDDDTEGYYDLLDRVSTVFFNLLSAETNDEMDALAQKMQPILTQHANDVRLNEKLFERIKYVHRHHRKLTPEEKMLLDNCYDGFVRSGALLDKEGKEKLRKLTEEASILSLQFSQNLLKENKAYTLHITDEKQLDGLPQTAIDAAAEEARQQEKEGWVFTLDFPSYSPFMTYSNQRELRRQMYMAKNTECIHDNENNNLEICKRLINLRREIAQLLGFKTYADYVLKHRMAGNVKSVYKLLYDLIDAYKPTAEKEREELKKSAKVNHELEPWDASFYSHKLQLKKYNLDAEMLRPYFQLDKVIDGVFGLANKLYGITFKENKEIPVYHPDVKAYEVFDKDGSYLAVFYADFHPRKGKQGGAWMTQYQGQFIDKKGENVRPHVSVVMNFTKPTPDKPALLTLSEVETFLHEFGHSLHGMFANTRFESLSGTNVWWDFVELPSQFMENFAIEKDFLRTFAFHYETGEPLPDELIRRILKSRNFMAATACLRQVSFGLLDMAYYTKKDEFTDDIIPFEKKAWKKAVLTKQRMDTCMTVQFSHIMAGGYAAGYYSYKWAEVLDADAFSVFKKNGIFDQKTAQRFRDCILSKGGTDNPMTLYKNFRGGEPTIDALLKRNGIKRVKK; this is encoded by the coding sequence ATGAACGATAATACAGAGAAGAGAATAAATCCGTTTTTCCTGCCTTATGGCACACCTCACGACACAGCTCCTTTTGACCGTATCAGCTTGGAGGATTATGAAGAGGCCTTCATGGAGGGTATCCGTCGTGACAATGAACAGATAGAGAAAACAATCAATAATCCTGCAAAGCCCACTTTCGATAATACCATTATTAATAAGGATGATGATACTGAGGGCTATTATGATTTGCTGGATCGTGTTTCTACAGTGTTCTTCAATCTGCTGAGTGCTGAGACAAACGATGAGATGGATGCCTTGGCTCAGAAGATGCAACCCATCCTTACCCAACATGCCAATGATGTGCGTCTGAATGAGAAACTCTTTGAGCGTATCAAGTATGTGCATCGTCATCATCGCAAGCTGACGCCAGAGGAGAAGATGTTGCTTGACAACTGTTACGATGGTTTTGTACGTAGTGGTGCGTTACTTGATAAGGAGGGAAAAGAGAAACTCCGCAAGCTCACTGAGGAGGCAAGCATCCTTTCCTTACAGTTCTCACAGAACTTATTGAAAGAGAATAAAGCCTATACACTGCATATTACTGATGAAAAGCAGCTCGACGGTCTGCCTCAGACGGCTATTGATGCAGCTGCCGAAGAGGCTCGCCAGCAGGAGAAAGAGGGTTGGGTGTTTACGCTGGATTTCCCTTCGTACTCACCGTTTATGACTTATAGCAACCAGCGTGAGTTACGTCGCCAAATGTATATGGCCAAGAATACAGAGTGTATTCATGATAATGAGAATAACAACCTCGAAATCTGTAAACGCCTTATAAACCTGCGTCGTGAGATTGCTCAGTTGCTGGGCTTCAAGACCTATGCTGATTACGTTTTGAAACATCGTATGGCAGGCAATGTAAAGAGTGTCTATAAATTACTCTATGACCTCATTGATGCCTATAAGCCAACGGCGGAAAAGGAAAGAGAGGAACTGAAGAAGTCTGCGAAAGTAAACCATGAGTTGGAACCATGGGATGCCTCTTTCTATTCACATAAGCTTCAGTTGAAGAAATACAACCTTGATGCCGAGATGCTGCGTCCTTATTTCCAGTTGGACAAAGTGATTGACGGCGTCTTCGGATTGGCTAATAAACTTTATGGTATTACCTTCAAGGAGAATAAGGAAATACCTGTTTACCATCCTGATGTGAAAGCCTATGAGGTGTTTGATAAGGATGGCTCTTATCTGGCGGTGTTCTATGCCGACTTCCATCCGCGTAAAGGTAAGCAGGGTGGGGCATGGATGACGCAGTATCAGGGACAGTTCATTGATAAGAAAGGTGAGAATGTGCGTCCGCATGTCTCGGTGGTGATGAACTTTACCAAGCCTACTCCCGATAAACCTGCCTTGTTGACGTTGAGCGAGGTAGAGACTTTCCTTCATGAATTTGGTCACTCTTTGCATGGCATGTTTGCTAATACCCGTTTCGAGTCTCTGAGTGGCACTAATGTATGGTGGGATTTTGTGGAACTGCCTTCACAGTTCATGGAGAATTTCGCTATTGAAAAAGATTTCCTTCGTACCTTCGCCTTCCATTATGAGACGGGAGAACCCCTTCCTGATGAGTTGATTCGTCGCATCCTGAAAAGTCGTAACTTCATGGCTGCCACCGCTTGTCTTCGTCAGGTATCCTTTGGCTTGCTTGACATGGCTTATTACACCAAGAAGGACGAGTTTACTGATGATATCATCCCCTTCGAAAAGAAAGCATGGAAGAAGGCCGTCCTTACCAAACAGCGTATGGATACTTGTATGACCGTTCAGTTCTCGCATATCATGGCGGGTGGTTATGCTGCAGGCTATTATAGTTATAAGTGGGCGGAGGTTCTTGATGCCGATGCTTTCTCTGTATTCAAGAAAAACGGAATCTTCGATCAGAAGACGGCCCAGCGTTTCCGTGACTGTATCCTGTCGAAAGGCGGTACAGACAATCCGATGACGCTCTACAAGAATTTCAGAGGGGGTGAACCTACTATTGATGCCTTGCTAAAACGTAATGGCATTAAAAGGGTAAAGAAGTAA
- a CDS encoding tetratricopeptide repeat-containing serine protease family protein, with protein sequence MKRLYVIASALMLAITVAAQPSWVKKATKSVFTLKTFAADGALLGSANGFYVGKGGEAVSCFAPFKGAQRAVVIDAAGKEYEVACILGANETYDVAKFRVSVGKTQPLTLAKSQLQEGASVLLLPYAQTKRVPEGAIRKSETFNVNYAYYTVALQMPENTVGAPLLNESGEVVGLMQQPASLADTLNYAVSALFADSLKTTGLSINDRVLRSTGIKKALPDDLGQAQLSLFVGSSALDSLAYTQLIDDFIQQFPNHPDGYTYRAQQYVNGSRFADADRDMQKALKVAEKPDEVHYTYSRLILQKMIYMPEDSYGAWTFDRSYDEAGEAYRINPLPTYRQQQAVVRYAQERYDEAGAIYEELFSSSLRSPELFYAASACKEQLKDSVGQLALLDSCVAQFSRPYLKEAAPYLLHRSQLLMDMNRYRDAVSDMNDYETLMKTQVNSNFYYMRFQAELKGRLFQQALDDINEAIRMAPQSDLYYAEKASLQVRVGLLDDAIETATTCIQLAPEHSDGYLFLGLAQCLKGKKDEGIQNLKKAGELGDTQAEELIEKYSK encoded by the coding sequence ATGAAACGATTATATGTGATTGCCAGCGCACTAATGCTGGCTATAACTGTGGCTGCACAGCCTTCATGGGTAAAAAAAGCAACGAAGTCGGTATTTACTTTGAAGACATTCGCGGCCGATGGTGCGCTTCTAGGTAGTGCCAATGGTTTTTATGTAGGCAAGGGTGGTGAGGCCGTCAGTTGCTTCGCTCCTTTCAAAGGTGCCCAACGTGCAGTCGTTATAGATGCTGCAGGAAAAGAGTATGAGGTAGCTTGTATCCTTGGCGCCAATGAGACCTATGATGTAGCCAAGTTCCGTGTATCTGTTGGAAAGACTCAACCGCTGACTCTTGCAAAAAGTCAGTTGCAGGAAGGTGCTTCTGTCTTGCTCCTTCCTTATGCTCAGACGAAACGTGTGCCAGAAGGTGCTATTCGCAAATCAGAGACGTTTAATGTGAATTATGCCTACTATACAGTGGCTCTGCAGATGCCTGAGAATACGGTTGGCGCACCTTTACTTAATGAGTCAGGTGAAGTGGTAGGCTTGATGCAGCAACCAGCCTCGTTGGCTGACACGTTGAACTATGCCGTTAGTGCTCTTTTTGCTGATAGCCTGAAGACAACAGGACTCAGCATTAATGACCGTGTACTGCGCTCTACAGGTATCAAAAAAGCCTTGCCTGATGATTTAGGGCAGGCTCAACTCTCTCTGTTTGTGGGTAGCTCAGCACTTGACTCTCTGGCTTATACCCAGCTCATAGATGACTTTATCCAGCAGTTTCCTAATCATCCTGATGGTTATACCTATCGTGCTCAGCAATATGTTAACGGCTCTCGTTTCGCTGATGCTGACCGTGATATGCAGAAGGCGTTGAAGGTAGCTGAGAAGCCCGATGAGGTACACTATACCTATTCGCGCCTGATTCTTCAGAAAATGATTTATATGCCAGAGGATTCTTATGGGGCATGGACGTTCGACCGTTCCTATGATGAGGCAGGTGAGGCTTATCGTATCAATCCGTTGCCAACCTATCGTCAGCAGCAGGCTGTGGTTCGTTATGCTCAGGAGCGTTATGATGAGGCAGGTGCTATCTATGAGGAACTCTTTTCCTCAAGTCTCCGTTCACCAGAACTCTTCTATGCTGCTTCCGCCTGTAAGGAGCAACTGAAAGATTCTGTGGGCCAGTTAGCTCTGCTCGATAGTTGTGTGGCTCAGTTCTCGCGTCCTTATTTGAAGGAGGCGGCTCCTTATCTTCTTCATAGGTCTCAACTGCTGATGGATATGAATCGTTATCGTGATGCTGTGAGCGATATGAATGATTATGAGACGCTGATGAAGACTCAGGTCAACTCTAATTTCTATTATATGAGATTTCAGGCAGAGTTGAAAGGTCGTCTGTTCCAGCAAGCGCTTGATGATATCAACGAAGCCATCCGTATGGCACCTCAATCAGACCTCTATTATGCAGAGAAAGCATCGCTGCAAGTTCGTGTAGGACTGTTGGACGATGCTATTGAGACGGCTACGACCTGTATTCAGCTAGCACCAGAGCATAGTGACGGTTACTTGTTCCTAGGATTGGCTCAGTGTCTGAAAGGTAAAAAGGATGAGGGCATCCAGAACCTGAAAAAGGCTGGCGAACTGGGTGATACTCAGGCAGAAGAGTTGATTGAGAAATATTCAAAGTAA
- the recN gene encoding DNA repair protein RecN: MLSQLYIKNFTLIDTLDMDFRSGFSVITGETGAGKSIILGAIGLLLGQRADSKSVKMGTEKCVIEAHFDLSRYGMERFFEENDIEFDAADTIIRRELTAAGKSRAFINDTPVALSMLKELGEQLVDVHSQHQNLLLNKQDFQLSVVDIIANDAKELADYQQAFTRYQSLNKELQRVREEISQGQQNADFLQFQFDELQNARLVDGEQEELEQRSETMTHVEDIKSALYEASDALSRDASGVVAALKKAASSLHSIERVYPDAEELAERLDSCYIELKDIDGDVSCRLEDVDFDPAELESINNRLDKLYDLQKKYHVDTVSGLLAIQEDLQRQLSHIENGDEALAELEQQVAEANKEVLAKADVLTKMRQKAATIIEKQMRERLVPLGMPRVRFEISIEQDTPGRNGQDKVSFLFSANTSTPLQPVSQVASGGEIARVMLSLKAMISGAVKLPTIIFDEIDTGVSGKIAEQMARMMAEMGHSDRQVISITHLPQIAAMGSTHYKVYKEETAQGTTTRMLQLNDEERVREIAQMLSGSDVSEAAIQNAKELLKQ, from the coding sequence ATGCTGAGTCAACTATATATAAAGAATTTTACGCTGATTGACACGCTCGATATGGATTTTCGTAGCGGGTTCTCTGTAATAACGGGTGAGACGGGTGCTGGTAAAAGTATTATACTGGGTGCCATCGGCCTGTTGCTGGGACAACGTGCTGACTCTAAGAGCGTGAAGATGGGTACGGAAAAGTGTGTTATTGAGGCCCACTTTGATTTGTCGCGTTATGGGATGGAGCGTTTCTTTGAGGAGAACGATATCGAGTTTGATGCAGCAGATACGATTATCCGTCGTGAACTGACAGCAGCAGGCAAGAGTCGTGCGTTTATCAATGATACGCCAGTGGCTTTATCTATGCTAAAGGAGCTGGGTGAGCAGTTGGTCGATGTGCATTCTCAACACCAGAACTTGTTGCTCAATAAACAGGATTTCCAGCTCAGTGTTGTAGATATCATAGCTAATGATGCGAAGGAACTGGCTGACTACCAGCAGGCGTTTACTCGTTATCAGTCACTCAATAAGGAACTACAACGTGTTCGTGAAGAAATTAGTCAGGGACAGCAGAATGCAGATTTCCTGCAGTTTCAGTTTGATGAACTCCAGAATGCGCGTCTCGTAGATGGTGAACAGGAGGAACTGGAACAGCGCAGTGAGACGATGACGCATGTCGAGGATATCAAGTCGGCACTTTACGAGGCGTCAGATGCCCTATCGCGCGATGCAAGTGGCGTAGTTGCGGCCTTGAAGAAGGCGGCTTCCTCACTTCATAGTATAGAACGTGTTTATCCTGATGCTGAGGAACTAGCAGAGCGCTTGGATAGCTGTTATATAGAACTGAAGGATATTGATGGTGATGTGAGCTGTAGATTGGAAGATGTTGATTTCGACCCTGCAGAATTGGAAAGCATCAATAACCGTCTAGACAAGCTTTATGACCTTCAGAAGAAATATCACGTAGATACCGTTTCTGGCCTTCTGGCTATTCAGGAGGACTTACAACGTCAGCTCTCTCATATAGAAAATGGTGATGAGGCTCTTGCAGAGTTAGAACAACAAGTTGCAGAGGCAAATAAGGAAGTGCTGGCTAAGGCTGACGTACTTACAAAGATGCGTCAGAAGGCTGCTACTATTATTGAGAAGCAGATGCGTGAGCGCTTGGTGCCACTGGGAATGCCTCGTGTACGTTTTGAAATCTCTATCGAGCAGGATACACCAGGACGCAATGGTCAAGATAAGGTGTCATTCCTTTTCAGTGCCAATACATCAACACCCTTGCAACCAGTATCTCAGGTAGCGTCAGGTGGTGAGATAGCTCGTGTAATGTTGTCATTAAAGGCGATGATTAGTGGAGCAGTAAAACTTCCTACAATCATCTTTGACGAGATTGATACGGGTGTCAGTGGAAAGATTGCAGAACAGATGGCACGAATGATGGCAGAGATGGGTCATTCCGATCGTCAGGTGATCAGTATCACTCATCTGCCCCAAATCGCTGCGATGGGTTCTACACATTATAAAGTATATAAGGAAGAAACGGCTCAAGGCACAACGACTCGTATGCTTCAGCTCAATGATGAGGAGCGGGTGCGAGAGATTGCACAGATGCTGAGTGGTAGTGATGTGTCGGAAGCTGCTATACAAAACGCAAAAGAACTGTTGAAACAATGA
- a CDS encoding DUF4835 family protein, with product MRRYLLIITLFCLCTLQTSAQELQAKINFNTQQVQGTDKAVFENLQQTLEQFVNERQWTALQFQENERIQCSFNITVSKYDASSNRFTCTALIQANRPVYNSSYNTTLYNNNDKHFDFEFVQYDQLNFNEEVIDNQLVALFAYYAYLIIGLDLDSFSPMGGTDVLQRCMNLTNNAQNLDFTGWKSFEDSRNRFAIINDYLDEAMKPFRQLQYNYYRQGLDEMAQNVERGRTNVTTALETCLKKAHEEKPLSLLPQIWTDYKKDELANIYKGKGNQKEKESVYEVLFGINASQNTTWEKIKQ from the coding sequence ATGAGACGATATTTGTTGATAATAACTCTCTTTTGCCTATGCACACTTCAGACCTCGGCTCAGGAGTTGCAGGCTAAGATTAATTTCAATACGCAGCAAGTGCAGGGCACGGATAAAGCTGTGTTTGAGAATTTGCAGCAGACACTGGAGCAGTTTGTCAACGAGCGACAATGGACAGCCCTGCAGTTTCAGGAGAACGAGCGCATACAATGTTCATTTAATATCACAGTGTCAAAATACGATGCGTCAAGTAATCGTTTTACTTGTACCGCATTGATTCAGGCTAATCGCCCTGTGTATAATTCTTCCTATAACACGACTCTTTACAATAATAACGATAAGCATTTTGACTTTGAGTTCGTACAATATGATCAGTTGAACTTCAATGAAGAGGTTATCGATAACCAACTGGTAGCTCTTTTTGCCTATTATGCTTATTTGATTATAGGATTGGACTTGGATAGCTTTTCTCCCATGGGAGGTACAGATGTGCTTCAGCGTTGTATGAATCTGACGAATAATGCGCAGAATCTGGATTTCACAGGGTGGAAATCATTTGAGGATAGTCGTAATCGCTTTGCTATCATCAATGATTATTTGGATGAAGCGATGAAACCTTTCCGTCAGTTGCAGTATAATTATTACCGCCAAGGATTGGATGAGATGGCACAGAATGTGGAACGTGGTCGTACGAATGTGACAACAGCTTTAGAAACATGTTTGAAGAAAGCCCACGAAGAGAAACCTTTGAGCTTGTTGCCTCAAATCTGGACGGATTACAAGAAAGATGAACTGGCCAATATCTATAAAGGAAAAGGCAACCAGAAAGAAAAGGAAAGTGTCTATGAAGTATTGTTTGGCATTAATGCCTCACAGAATACGACGTGGGAGAAAATCAAACAATAA
- the coaBC gene encoding bifunctional phosphopantothenoylcysteine decarboxylase/phosphopantothenate--cysteine ligase CoaBC, with the protein MLRGKKIVLGITGSIAAYKSCLIIRELVKRGAEVQVVITPAGKEFITPITLSALTQKPVISDFFSQRDGTWHSHVALGLWADAMLIAPCTASTLGKMANGIADNMLITTYLSMKAPVFIAPAMDLDMYAHPTTQQNMERLKGFGNHIIEPQSGFLASGLEGKGRMEEPEKIVAALDLYFEKKDLQGKHIMITAGPTYEKIDPVRFIGNYSSGKMGFALAEECARRGAEVTLIAGPVNSKLSTVNSQLIHRVDVESCQEMYDAATKAFPQMDAAILCAAVADFRPAEVAEQKIKRVGQTMDIHLVPNPDIAASLGQMKQGKQVLVGFALETNDEEQNAHHKLEKKNLDFIVLNSLRNEGTCFKSDENQISIISRDGQKDYDKKSKADVARDIIDELSTKL; encoded by the coding sequence ATGTTGAGAGGAAAGAAAATTGTACTGGGAATTACGGGCTCGATAGCAGCCTACAAGTCATGTTTGATTATCCGCGAACTGGTGAAACGTGGTGCAGAGGTGCAGGTGGTCATCACACCTGCAGGTAAGGAGTTTATTACACCTATCACCCTGTCAGCACTCACCCAGAAACCCGTTATCAGCGATTTCTTTTCGCAGCGCGATGGTACTTGGCATTCACATGTAGCCCTCGGTTTGTGGGCTGATGCTATGCTGATAGCTCCCTGTACAGCTTCAACCCTTGGCAAGATGGCTAATGGCATTGCTGATAACATGCTTATTACCACTTACCTTTCTATGAAAGCACCAGTGTTTATCGCTCCTGCGATGGATCTGGATATGTATGCCCATCCCACGACGCAACAGAATATGGAACGCTTAAAGGGCTTTGGTAATCATATCATTGAACCTCAGAGTGGTTTCTTGGCTAGCGGACTTGAGGGTAAGGGACGTATGGAAGAGCCTGAGAAGATTGTGGCAGCCCTTGACTTGTATTTTGAGAAAAAGGATCTGCAAGGTAAGCATATCATGATTACCGCTGGTCCTACTTATGAGAAGATAGACCCCGTACGTTTCATTGGTAATTATTCTAGTGGTAAGATGGGCTTTGCTTTGGCGGAAGAATGTGCCCGTCGAGGAGCTGAGGTAACGCTAATTGCCGGTCCTGTAAACAGTAAACTGTCAACAGTCAACAGTCAACTCATCCATCGTGTAGATGTTGAGAGTTGTCAGGAGATGTATGATGCTGCTACGAAGGCTTTTCCACAGATGGATGCTGCCATTCTTTGTGCTGCTGTGGCAGACTTCCGTCCTGCGGAGGTGGCAGAACAGAAGATTAAGCGAGTGGGGCAGACAATGGATATCCACTTGGTGCCCAATCCTGATATTGCAGCTTCATTGGGGCAGATGAAGCAGGGGAAACAGGTGCTTGTAGGCTTTGCTCTAGAGACCAATGATGAGGAGCAGAATGCCCATCATAAACTGGAGAAAAAGAATCTGGACTTTATCGTGCTGAATTCTCTGCGTAATGAGGGAACATGCTTTAAGAGTGATGAAAACCAGATATCGATAATCTCTCGCGATGGTCAGAAAGACTATGATAAAAAGTCTAAGGCTGATGTGGCACGTGATATTATTGATGAACTAAGCACTAAACTATGA
- a CDS encoding 3'-5' exonuclease, with protein MKLNLNKPLVVFDLETTGLDLVKDRIIQISYIKVMPNGEEERGDYLVNPECHILPIITQLTGISDEDVKDKPTFKQLAKTLGEKFTGCDFAGFNSNYFDIPLLAEEFLRAGVDFDFSKSRLIDACTIFKRMERRNLASAYKFYCGRKMEDDFEAHRADQDTEATYRVLMGELDRYTEEKQRELGEDPEGRVLQNDMDCLAQFSKTNNNVDFAGRIVWGEAKDAKGNTILDKDGQPVMTEYFNFGKHKGKTVAEVLRIDQGYYSWIMGGDFTYNTKQVLTRIRLREAQR; from the coding sequence ATGAAACTAAATCTAAATAAACCACTGGTCGTCTTCGATTTGGAGACGACCGGTCTTGATTTGGTAAAGGACCGAATCATTCAGATATCATATATTAAGGTTATGCCTAACGGAGAGGAAGAGCGTGGCGACTATCTGGTGAACCCAGAATGTCACATTCTGCCCATAATCACTCAACTTACAGGAATATCTGATGAGGATGTGAAGGATAAGCCTACTTTCAAACAGTTGGCAAAGACATTGGGAGAAAAGTTCACTGGGTGTGATTTCGCAGGTTTTAACTCGAATTATTTCGATATTCCCCTTTTGGCTGAGGAATTCTTGCGCGCAGGTGTTGACTTTGACTTCTCTAAAAGCCGCTTGATAGATGCCTGTACCATCTTCAAGAGAATGGAACGTCGTAATTTGGCTTCGGCTTACAAGTTCTATTGTGGACGAAAAATGGAGGATGATTTTGAAGCTCACCGTGCTGACCAGGATACAGAAGCAACCTATCGTGTGCTGATGGGTGAACTGGATCGTTATACAGAAGAGAAACAACGTGAGTTAGGCGAAGATCCTGAAGGTCGCGTACTTCAGAATGATATGGATTGCCTGGCTCAGTTCTCGAAAACCAATAATAATGTTGACTTTGCTGGTCGTATTGTGTGGGGGGAGGCAAAAGATGCAAAAGGTAACACAATCCTTGATAAGGACGGACAGCCCGTCATGACCGAATATTTTAATTTTGGCAAGCATAAGGGAAAAACTGTAGCAGAGGTGTTACGCATAGATCAAGGTTACTATTCTTGGATTATGGGTGGTGACTTTACGTATAACACCAAGCAGGTGCTGACTCGCATCCGACTGCGCGAAGCTCAGCGTTAA